A region from the Nitrospira sp. genome encodes:
- a CDS encoding IS630 family transposase, producing RALKAAIRHYITVTNTHPKPFTWTKTADEILASVARFCQRTSETGH from the coding sequence CGAGCCCTCAAGGCCGCCATCCGGCACTACATCACGGTCACCAATACACACCCCAAACCCTTCACATGGACGAAGACCGCCGACGAAATCCTGGCCAGCGTGGCCCGATTTTGTCAGCGAACTTCGGAGACAGGACACTAG